The following are encoded in a window of Microbacterium sp. LWO13-1.2 genomic DNA:
- a CDS encoding GNAT family N-acetyltransferase: MPLKLLPLNADRYDEWREVTRTRLIRLRQDSGLRLGQDAVDQADAYFSDLIPDGTATATSRILRIVDDADGEIGTVWLGLNSTTMFIVDLAFSTEPSDAQCDAVFAAVLDTGREHDVRRVSMGLFPQDAAGHRFADGRGFQVSSIQMLLEPLPGRQIAAHVEVAPMTPERYPRYEIESEAAFAQDLVDAGRYTMEEAVEESHRQFLQELPQGLETPGQELFTATVDGVEVGILWIGMRRRGGHPHAFILDIEVAADQRRKGYGRELMHAAEREAERLGAGSIGLHVFGFNVGAVSLYEQLGYRRLEEHLLLEL; encoded by the coding sequence ATGCCTCTGAAGCTGCTTCCTCTGAATGCCGACCGCTACGACGAGTGGCGGGAAGTCACCAGGACGCGGCTCATCCGGCTGCGGCAGGACTCGGGTTTGCGCCTGGGACAGGATGCCGTCGACCAGGCCGACGCCTACTTCAGCGACCTGATTCCCGACGGCACGGCCACGGCCACGTCGCGCATTCTGCGCATCGTCGATGATGCAGACGGCGAGATCGGCACGGTGTGGCTCGGCCTGAACAGCACCACGATGTTCATCGTCGATCTCGCGTTCAGCACCGAACCCAGCGATGCGCAGTGCGACGCCGTGTTCGCCGCGGTGCTGGACACGGGCCGTGAGCATGACGTCCGCAGGGTCAGCATGGGGCTGTTCCCCCAGGATGCTGCGGGGCATCGGTTCGCCGACGGCCGTGGCTTCCAGGTCTCGTCCATCCAGATGCTGCTCGAGCCGCTACCGGGTCGGCAGATCGCGGCCCACGTGGAGGTGGCGCCGATGACCCCGGAGCGCTACCCCCGCTACGAGATCGAATCCGAGGCGGCCTTCGCGCAGGACCTCGTCGATGCGGGCAGATACACGATGGAGGAGGCGGTGGAGGAGTCCCACCGGCAGTTCCTGCAGGAGCTGCCGCAGGGATTGGAGACACCGGGTCAGGAGTTGTTCACCGCGACGGTCGACGGCGTCGAGGTGGGCATCCTCTGGATCGGCATGCGCCGACGGGGTGGTCATCCGCATGCCTTCATCCTCGATATCGAGGTGGCCGCCGATCAGCGGCGGAAGGGGTACGGCCGCGAGCTCATGCACGCCGCCGAACGAGAAGCCGAGCGTCTCGGTGCCGGCTCCATCGGACTGCACGTGTTCGGGTTCAACGTCGGTGCTGTCTCGCTCTACGAACAGCTCGGCTACCGTCGGCTGGAAGAACATCTCCTTCTGGAGCTGTGA
- a CDS encoding SDR family oxidoreductase: protein MQPLTFTGSTTVITGAANGMGAAVARLLAAQGAHLALLDHDADALAAVAEDLANTTVTTHVVDLRDDDAVFAAAAEIAAAHGQVNALITCAGSSMLGSLDQLTMEEMRWLVDVNLWGTVSITKALLPVLRAAPAAHITHLASVYALAAPAGRIPYALSKFAVRGFSESLRHELEDTSVTVGAVYPAGVRTGIILHGRYAAAIDPAVAARAAAAQAQMYHTDPADAAARIVRATQRRRARTMIGREARLIDLLVRASPTGYWAAMRRPLRAAIDTTTPAS, encoded by the coding sequence ATGCAGCCGCTCACGTTCACCGGCAGCACAACGGTCATCACCGGAGCCGCGAACGGCATGGGCGCCGCTGTCGCCCGCCTGCTCGCCGCCCAGGGCGCCCACCTCGCGCTGCTCGACCACGATGCCGACGCGCTGGCCGCCGTGGCCGAGGACCTGGCGAATACGACCGTGACGACGCATGTCGTCGACCTGCGCGATGACGACGCGGTCTTCGCGGCGGCCGCCGAGATCGCCGCTGCGCACGGGCAGGTGAACGCCCTGATCACCTGCGCAGGCTCGTCGATGCTCGGCTCTCTCGACCAGCTCACGATGGAGGAGATGCGCTGGCTGGTCGATGTGAACCTGTGGGGAACGGTCTCGATCACGAAGGCACTCCTCCCCGTGCTGCGCGCGGCGCCGGCGGCTCACATCACGCATCTCGCCAGCGTCTACGCCCTCGCCGCCCCCGCGGGTCGCATCCCCTATGCGCTGAGCAAGTTCGCCGTCCGCGGCTTCTCGGAGTCGCTGCGCCATGAGCTCGAAGACACCTCGGTCACGGTCGGGGCCGTCTACCCCGCCGGAGTGCGAACGGGGATCATCCTGCACGGCCGCTATGCGGCGGCGATCGATCCGGCCGTCGCAGCCCGGGCCGCCGCAGCGCAGGCGCAGATGTATCACACCGACCCCGCGGATGCCGCGGCCCGCATCGTGCGCGCCACGCAGCGGCGCCGTGCGCGAACGATGATCGGTCGTGAGGCGCGTCTCATCGATCTGCTCGTGCGCGCCAGCCCGACCGGATACTGGGCGGCGATGCGGCGACCGCTCCGTGCGGCGATCGACACGACGACCCCCGCCTCCTGA
- a CDS encoding carboxymuconolactone decarboxylase family protein — translation MIITEAPIDADAIVTHKARMPHPAFVLEGGIDAISSINRAAQSSGVPESLLHLVALRASQINGCSWCVVDHARQVLEDGASHERVHAVAAWRDAPYFSAKERAVLEFTEVLTRLADHHDPISDELWEEMTSHFDRRQISGLLFEIGAINVWNRINAAIRQPAGAH, via the coding sequence ATGATCATCACCGAAGCCCCCATCGACGCAGATGCGATCGTCACCCACAAGGCGCGGATGCCGCATCCGGCTTTCGTGCTTGAAGGAGGAATCGACGCGATCAGCAGCATCAACCGCGCCGCGCAGTCATCCGGCGTCCCGGAGTCACTGCTGCATCTCGTCGCGCTGCGGGCGAGCCAGATCAACGGTTGCAGCTGGTGCGTCGTCGACCACGCCCGTCAGGTGCTCGAGGACGGTGCTTCCCATGAGCGCGTCCATGCCGTCGCCGCTTGGCGGGACGCGCCGTATTTCAGCGCCAAGGAGCGCGCCGTGCTCGAGTTCACCGAGGTCCTCACCCGCCTCGCCGATCACCACGACCCGATCTCGGATGAGCTCTGGGAGGAGATGACGAGCCATTTCGATCGCAGGCAGATCTCCGGGCTGCTCTTCGAGATCGGCGCGATCAATGTGTGGAATCGCATCAATGCGGCGATCCGGCAGCCGGCCGGCGCCCACTGA
- a CDS encoding cysteine desulfurase, which translates to MSTSPVVDLAAPLSEAEVRRIREDFPILQTQVNGHPLAYLDSGATSQRPFAVLDAEREFASTMNSAVHRGAHTLAAEATELFEDARSTLARFVGADDDEIVWTSNATEAINLVAYSLSNASIGRGGAEADRLRLREGDEIVTTEMEHHANLIPWQELAARTGATLRVIPVDDDGALRLDDAASIINERTRIVAVTHVSNVLGVINPVPQIVARAREVGALVLLDACQSAPHLPLDVKELDVDFAVLSGHKMLGPTGIGALYGRRELLEAMPPFLTGGSMITTVTTTTAEYLPPPQRFEAGTQRVSQAIALAAAVDYLTAVGMPRIAAHEAAFGRQLVDGLSAIDGVRVLGAGIDLPRVGLASFDVAGIHSHDVGQFLDDRGIAVRVGHHCAQPLHRRLGVTSSTRASTYLYTTEAEVDAVIEGVAAAIDFFRRGA; encoded by the coding sequence ATGAGCACTTCCCCTGTTGTCGACCTGGCTGCCCCGCTGAGCGAGGCGGAGGTGCGTCGCATCCGCGAGGACTTCCCGATCCTGCAGACGCAGGTGAACGGGCATCCGCTCGCCTACCTCGATTCGGGGGCCACGTCGCAGCGTCCTTTCGCCGTCCTGGATGCCGAGCGCGAGTTCGCGTCCACGATGAACTCGGCTGTGCACCGCGGCGCCCACACGCTCGCCGCCGAGGCGACGGAGCTGTTCGAAGATGCCCGCAGCACCCTCGCCCGTTTCGTCGGCGCCGATGATGACGAGATCGTCTGGACATCCAACGCCACCGAGGCGATCAACCTCGTCGCCTACTCGCTCTCCAACGCCTCCATCGGACGCGGCGGTGCCGAGGCCGACCGGCTCCGGCTGCGCGAGGGCGACGAGATCGTCACCACCGAGATGGAGCACCACGCGAACCTGATCCCGTGGCAGGAGCTCGCCGCCCGAACCGGCGCGACACTGCGGGTCATTCCGGTCGACGACGACGGCGCGCTGCGGCTCGACGACGCGGCCTCCATCATCAACGAGCGCACCAGGATCGTCGCCGTCACGCACGTCTCCAACGTGCTCGGCGTGATCAACCCGGTCCCGCAGATCGTCGCCCGTGCGCGAGAGGTCGGCGCGCTCGTGCTCCTCGACGCCTGCCAATCGGCCCCGCACCTCCCGCTCGACGTGAAAGAGCTCGACGTCGACTTCGCTGTGCTCTCCGGCCACAAGATGCTCGGACCCACCGGGATCGGGGCCCTGTACGGGCGGCGCGAACTCCTCGAGGCGATGCCGCCCTTCCTCACCGGGGGCTCGATGATCACCACGGTCACGACGACGACCGCCGAGTACCTGCCGCCGCCGCAGCGCTTCGAAGCGGGCACGCAGCGGGTTTCGCAGGCCATCGCGCTCGCTGCGGCCGTCGACTATCTGACGGCGGTCGGGATGCCGCGGATCGCTGCGCACGAGGCGGCATTCGGCAGGCAGCTCGTCGACGGGCTGAGCGCGATCGACGGTGTCCGCGTGCTCGGCGCGGGCATCGACCTGCCGCGGGTGGGACTCGCGAGCTTCGACGTCGCCGGCATCCACTCCCACGACGTCGGTCAGTTCCTCGATGATCGCGGCATCGCCGTGCGCGTCGGGCATCACTGCGCCCAGCCGCTGCATCGGCGGCTCGGCGTCACCTCGTCCACGAGGGCGAGCACCTACCTCTACACGACTGAGGCCGAGGTGGATGCCGTCATCGAGGGCGTCGCCGCGGCGATCGACTTCTTCCGGAGGGGCGCATGA
- a CDS encoding LysR family transcriptional regulator produces the protein MNLEQLRGFVRVAQLGHFTRAAEDLHLAQPSLSRQISTLEQELGAALFHRARGHISLTPAGEALMPRAQRMLAEADAIKEEMSDLAGLRRGKVRLGATPTLCISLVPEAVGAFHEMHPGIELHLSEAGSRLLIEQLAVGAVDMALITASDDPPVAGVSLTRMPLLSEELVVVSSAARPPISAQATIALEQLAELPLIAFDESYDLRATTDAAFRAVGLAPTPVLEGAEMDAVLRFVERGLGVAVVPAMVLLDRPELRSVRLAHPLMTRTIILAHRTDVTPTAAGAAMRRVIVSTAAEVAQRDPAITSLLG, from the coding sequence ATGAATCTGGAGCAGCTCCGCGGGTTCGTCCGCGTCGCCCAGCTCGGGCACTTCACCCGGGCCGCCGAGGACCTCCATCTGGCCCAGCCTTCGCTGAGCCGGCAGATCTCGACGCTCGAACAGGAGCTCGGGGCCGCGCTCTTCCACCGCGCACGCGGACATATCTCGCTCACTCCCGCCGGCGAAGCGCTGATGCCCCGCGCGCAGCGGATGCTCGCCGAGGCCGATGCCATCAAAGAGGAGATGAGCGACCTCGCCGGACTCCGACGAGGAAAAGTGCGTCTCGGCGCCACTCCTACCCTTTGCATCAGCCTCGTGCCCGAGGCGGTCGGGGCCTTCCACGAGATGCACCCCGGCATCGAGCTGCATCTCTCCGAGGCCGGCTCCCGACTGCTCATCGAGCAACTCGCCGTCGGCGCGGTCGACATGGCGCTCATCACCGCCTCCGATGACCCGCCTGTCGCCGGCGTCAGCCTCACGAGAATGCCGCTGCTGTCCGAAGAGCTCGTCGTCGTGTCGTCCGCCGCCCGACCCCCGATCTCGGCGCAGGCGACGATCGCCTTGGAGCAGCTCGCCGAGCTCCCGCTGATCGCCTTCGACGAGAGCTACGACCTGCGTGCGACGACGGATGCCGCATTCCGCGCCGTCGGTCTCGCACCGACGCCGGTGCTGGAGGGCGCCGAGATGGACGCGGTGCTGCGGTTCGTCGAGCGCGGCCTGGGAGTCGCGGTCGTGCCGGCGATGGTGCTGCTCGATCGACCGGAACTGCGTTCGGTGCGGCTGGCGCATCCACTGATGACGCGGACGATCATCCTCGCCCATCGCACCGACGTGACGCCGACCGCCGCCGGTGCCGCCATGCGGCGGGTCATCGTCTCGACGGCCGCCGAGGTCGCACAACGCGACCCGGCCATCACGAGCCTGCTCGGCTAG
- the sufU gene encoding Fe-S cluster assembly sulfur transfer protein SufU, translated as MSDLQNLYQELILDHSRTPHGFGLRDEVAAQSHQVNPTCGDEVTLQLHRAADGTIEAVAWEGHGCAISQASASLFAELVEGLTVDEVEVRIAAFREAMRSRGKIEPDEELLGDAAALGGVSKYVARVKCAMLAWVAAEDALHKLA; from the coding sequence ATGAGCGACCTGCAGAACCTGTACCAGGAGCTCATCCTCGACCATTCCCGGACCCCGCACGGTTTCGGGCTGCGTGATGAGGTCGCGGCGCAGTCGCATCAGGTGAATCCCACCTGTGGCGACGAGGTCACCCTTCAGCTGCACCGCGCCGCCGACGGCACGATCGAAGCGGTCGCGTGGGAAGGCCACGGATGCGCGATCTCGCAGGCATCCGCTTCGCTGTTCGCCGAACTCGTCGAGGGGCTCACCGTCGACGAGGTGGAGGTCCGGATCGCCGCGTTCCGCGAGGCGATGCGCTCACGCGGGAAGATCGAACCAGACGAGGAGCTGCTCGGAGATGCCGCGGCCCTCGGCGGGGTATCGAAATACGTCGCGCGCGTGAAGTGCGCGATGCTGGCCTGGGTCGCTGCGGAGGACGCACTGCACAAGCTGGCTTGA
- a CDS encoding asparagine synthase, whose translation MGRTSDAIAEGVAIATSAARLVVKNHILVDTIAQGGVFDTGKYIADAREALRAMAEEAEQAEKTLAELRKRARGRHSDPSGTHDYRDRDVRNLKRRAKQSHGVATKLRETMEDAEALSVIVEEAREGAWADVRHNLDRRLRVEGMRPDQDPDYDTMREARMQALRLVDLQALSSQQRARRKVKKKQKAAAEHD comes from the coding sequence GTGGGACGAACATCGGATGCCATCGCTGAGGGTGTCGCGATCGCGACCTCAGCTGCGCGCCTCGTCGTGAAGAACCACATCCTCGTCGACACGATCGCCCAGGGCGGCGTCTTCGACACCGGCAAGTACATCGCCGACGCCCGTGAGGCGCTGCGCGCGATGGCGGAGGAAGCGGAGCAGGCCGAGAAGACGCTCGCGGAACTGCGCAAGCGCGCCCGCGGTCGCCACTCCGACCCTTCGGGCACGCACGACTACCGCGACCGCGACGTCCGCAACCTCAAGCGTCGGGCGAAGCAGTCCCACGGCGTCGCCACCAAGCTGCGCGAGACGATGGAGGACGCGGAGGCGCTCAGCGTCATCGTGGAGGAAGCGCGGGAGGGAGCCTGGGCCGACGTGCGGCACAACCTCGATCGGCGCCTGCGCGTCGAGGGGATGCGCCCTGATCAGGATCCCGACTACGACACCATGCGCGAGGCACGGATGCAGGCGCTCCGGCTCGTCGATCTGCAGGCGCTGTCCTCGCAGCAGCGTGCCCGCCGCAAGGTGAAGAAGAAACAGAAGGCGGCCGCAGAGCACGACTGA
- a CDS encoding GntR family transcriptional regulator, with translation MTGLGAVGELESARVTRILRDDIVLGRRLPGTKLIERDIAAELHVSRLPVREAIRALVGEGVVVARPRSWAVVREFTVRDLYDLSEVRESVETLIFVFAAERHDDAGIERLRAALEREESAARAGDTEAARIAAGRFHEIVSELAGNEMLDELIRVFITRLQWLFGQHDDLVAMAAEHRIIFDALIARDVDALRVLVPRHLAAGRATAERVLLARAASSD, from the coding sequence ATGACAGGGCTGGGGGCAGTCGGGGAACTGGAATCTGCGCGGGTGACGCGGATTCTGCGCGACGACATCGTGCTGGGCCGGCGTCTGCCCGGAACCAAGCTCATCGAGCGGGATATCGCGGCCGAACTCCACGTGTCACGTCTGCCGGTGCGAGAGGCGATTCGCGCTCTGGTCGGCGAGGGAGTCGTCGTGGCGCGACCGCGCAGTTGGGCGGTCGTGCGCGAGTTCACCGTGCGCGACCTGTACGACCTCAGCGAAGTTCGAGAGTCTGTCGAGACGTTGATCTTCGTCTTCGCCGCCGAGCGGCACGATGACGCCGGAATCGAACGGTTGCGCGCCGCACTCGAACGGGAAGAGAGCGCCGCACGCGCGGGCGATACGGAAGCAGCGCGAATCGCCGCCGGACGGTTTCACGAGATCGTGTCCGAGCTGGCCGGCAACGAGATGCTCGATGAACTCATCCGCGTGTTCATCACGCGCCTGCAGTGGCTCTTCGGGCAGCACGACGATCTCGTCGCGATGGCTGCCGAGCACCGCATCATCTTCGATGCGCTGATCGCGCGCGACGTGGATGCCCTGCGCGTCCTCGTGCCGCGGCACCTCGCCGCCGGGCGGGCGACCGCCGAACGGGTTCTCCTGGCGCGCGCCGCTTCGTCGGACTGA
- a CDS encoding sigma-70 family RNA polymerase sigma factor: MQTTDLGETFETHRRYLTAVAYRMLGSHADAEDAVQEAWLRVARATPEVDDLRAWLTRVVSRICLDQLRSRSRRQENPLDLLPEAERSPDESDPVVRAESADRVGYALMLVLEQLTPDERLAYVLHDVFGLSFDEVAPIVDRTTPAARKLASRARDRVRGAAPGDPQQAATREQRRAVVDAFLAAARTGDFAGLLAVLHPDVEFRVDQGADGIRIVRGAESVASSAAAYHRYAAGFDFEIVELATGFAVVAISDGVPESLLLFTSEGDRIVAMETRLIR; this comes from the coding sequence ATGCAGACGACCGACCTCGGCGAGACGTTCGAGACCCACCGGCGATATCTGACCGCCGTCGCCTATCGGATGCTCGGCTCGCACGCCGACGCCGAGGACGCCGTGCAGGAGGCGTGGCTCCGCGTCGCCCGCGCCACCCCCGAGGTCGACGATCTGCGTGCCTGGCTCACGCGGGTCGTCAGCCGGATCTGCCTCGACCAGCTGCGCTCCCGCTCGCGGCGGCAGGAGAACCCGCTCGATCTGCTTCCGGAGGCGGAGCGGAGCCCCGACGAGTCCGACCCGGTCGTGCGCGCCGAGAGCGCCGACCGGGTCGGTTACGCCCTCATGCTGGTGCTCGAGCAGCTGACACCCGATGAGCGCCTCGCCTATGTGCTGCATGACGTGTTCGGCTTGTCGTTCGACGAGGTCGCGCCGATCGTGGACCGGACGACGCCCGCCGCCCGCAAGCTGGCCAGCCGGGCGCGCGACCGCGTGCGCGGGGCTGCCCCCGGCGACCCTCAGCAGGCGGCGACCCGCGAACAACGGCGGGCGGTCGTGGATGCGTTCCTCGCGGCCGCGCGGACCGGAGACTTCGCCGGGCTGCTGGCGGTGCTGCACCCGGATGTGGAGTTCCGCGTCGATCAGGGCGCTGACGGCATCCGTATCGTCCGCGGTGCAGAGAGCGTCGCCTCGAGCGCCGCCGCCTACCACCGCTACGCGGCGGGCTTCGACTTCGAGATCGTCGAACTCGCCACCGGTTTCGCTGTGGTCGCGATCTCCGACGGCGTCCCGGAATCCCTCCTCCTGTTCACCTCGGAGGGAGATCGCATCGTGGCCATGGAGACCCGCCTGATCCGCTGA
- a CDS encoding NAD(P)-binding domain-containing protein: protein MGLRDFRRHRREYRSAEGVGPDMTTLGIIGAGHIGAQVARAAVSSGYDVVIANSRGPETLGDLVAELGPKARAATAAEAGTAGDVVVVTVPLHAIDQVPVEPLAGKIVLDTNNYYFERDGRIEALDKGETTTSELLQQHLPTSKVAKAFNHILASEIATAGAPAGSPNRRALATSSDHDDAAEFVERFYDEIGFDTVNVGPLSESWRVERDRPAYVVRQNAEELTANLALANRLP from the coding sequence ATCGGCCTTCGTGACTTCCGGCGTCACCGACGGGAATACCGCAGTGCGGAGGGCGTTGGCCCGGACATGACAACTCTCGGAATCATCGGTGCAGGACACATCGGAGCCCAGGTCGCACGCGCGGCCGTCTCCTCCGGCTACGACGTCGTGATCGCGAACTCCCGCGGTCCCGAAACCCTCGGCGACCTCGTCGCGGAACTCGGCCCGAAGGCGCGAGCTGCCACGGCCGCAGAGGCGGGAACGGCGGGAGATGTCGTCGTCGTGACCGTGCCGCTGCACGCGATCGACCAGGTCCCGGTCGAGCCGCTCGCCGGAAAGATCGTGCTCGACACGAACAACTACTACTTCGAGCGCGACGGCCGCATCGAGGCTCTCGACAAGGGGGAGACCACCACCTCGGAGCTCCTCCAGCAGCACCTGCCGACCTCCAAGGTGGCGAAGGCGTTCAACCACATCTTGGCCTCGGAGATCGCGACGGCCGGCGCCCCGGCCGGGTCGCCGAACCGGCGCGCGCTCGCGACCTCGAGCGACCATGACGACGCGGCCGAGTTCGTCGAGCGGTTCTACGACGAGATCGGCTTCGACACCGTGAACGTCGGCCCGCTGAGCGAATCGTGGCGCGTGGAGCGCGATCGTCCCGCGTACGTGGTCAGGCAGAACGCCGAGGAGCTGACCGCGAACCTGGCTCTCGCGAACCGTCTGCCCTGA
- a CDS encoding FAD-binding protein: protein MSTRERQISTSVLVIGTGGSGLRAAIEVAERGVDVLAVGKRPRQDAHTALAAGGINAALGTMDAEDSWQQHAADTIKESYLLANPHTVEIVAKGAERGIRDLERYGMDFAREDDGRISQRFFGAHTFRRTAFAGDYTGLEIQRSLVRRAEQLHVPILDHVYITRLLVRDNVVFGAYGFDQSDGTRYLIHADAVILAAGGHNRIWRRTSSRRDENTGDSFRLAVEAGARLRDPELVQFHPSGIIEPENAAGTLISEAARGEGGILRNALGERFMEKYDPERMELSTRDRVALAAYTEIAEGRGTENGGVWLDVSHLPRETIMSRLPRVYQTMLELQMLDITTDPIEIAPTAHYSMGGVWVRPEDHRTDVEGLYAIGEASSGLHGANRLGGNSLIELLVYGRLVGQAAMAHAAGLDAQRRSAVAVAAARAEVDDLLAADGRENVRALQRAIRNTMTLHAGVVRSEEGLLAGLAELDAIEARMADIGIHPDIAGFQDLAHAFDLKASALAARATMEAALERRETRGCHNRSDYPETDPALQVNLVWSPRTGVTRESIPPIPDEIAELMRDVDTVGKLVE, encoded by the coding sequence ATGAGCACACGTGAACGACAGATCTCCACCTCCGTCCTCGTCATCGGAACAGGGGGTTCGGGCCTGCGCGCGGCGATCGAAGTAGCTGAGCGGGGCGTCGACGTTCTGGCGGTCGGCAAGCGGCCGCGGCAGGATGCGCACACTGCACTCGCTGCCGGTGGCATCAATGCCGCGCTCGGCACCATGGATGCCGAGGACAGCTGGCAGCAGCACGCCGCCGACACGATCAAGGAGAGCTACCTCCTCGCCAATCCGCACACGGTCGAGATCGTCGCGAAGGGCGCGGAACGCGGCATCCGCGACCTCGAGCGCTACGGCATGGACTTCGCCCGCGAAGACGACGGACGCATCTCGCAGCGCTTCTTCGGCGCGCACACCTTCCGGCGCACCGCGTTCGCCGGGGACTACACCGGCCTCGAGATCCAGCGTTCCCTGGTGCGCCGGGCCGAGCAGCTGCACGTGCCGATCCTCGACCACGTCTACATCACACGTCTGCTCGTCCGCGACAACGTCGTGTTCGGCGCGTACGGCTTCGATCAGAGCGACGGCACTCGCTACCTGATCCACGCGGATGCCGTCATCCTGGCCGCCGGCGGCCACAACCGCATCTGGCGGCGCACGTCTTCTCGTCGTGACGAGAACACCGGCGACTCCTTCCGCCTCGCTGTCGAGGCCGGGGCGCGGCTGCGCGACCCTGAGCTCGTGCAGTTCCATCCGTCCGGGATCATCGAGCCCGAGAACGCAGCGGGAACCCTGATCTCCGAGGCGGCGCGCGGTGAAGGCGGCATCCTGCGCAACGCACTCGGCGAGCGGTTCATGGAGAAGTACGATCCGGAGCGGATGGAGCTGTCGACCCGGGACCGCGTCGCGCTCGCCGCCTACACCGAGATCGCCGAGGGGCGCGGTACCGAGAACGGCGGCGTCTGGCTCGACGTGTCGCACCTCCCGCGCGAGACGATCATGTCGCGACTGCCGCGCGTCTACCAGACGATGCTCGAGCTGCAGATGCTCGACATCACCACGGACCCGATCGAGATCGCGCCGACCGCCCACTACTCGATGGGCGGCGTCTGGGTGCGCCCGGAAGACCACCGGACCGACGTCGAGGGCCTGTATGCGATCGGGGAGGCCTCGAGCGGCCTGCACGGTGCGAATCGCCTCGGCGGCAACTCGCTCATCGAGTTGCTCGTCTACGGCCGTCTGGTGGGGCAGGCAGCGATGGCGCATGCTGCTGGATTGGATGCGCAGCGGCGATCTGCTGTCGCCGTGGCGGCTGCCCGTGCAGAGGTCGATGACCTGCTCGCTGCGGATGGGAGGGAGAACGTCCGTGCCTTGCAGCGCGCGATCCGCAACACCATGACGTTGCATGCAGGCGTGGTGCGATCCGAGGAGGGGCTGCTCGCGGGGCTCGCCGAGCTCGACGCGATCGAAGCGCGGATGGCCGACATCGGAATCCACCCGGACATCGCCGGGTTCCAGGATCTCGCGCATGCGTTCGATCTGAAGGCGTCGGCGCTCGCCGCCCGGGCCACGATGGAGGCGGCCCTCGAGCGGCGGGAGACCCGCGGATGCCACAACCGCAGCGACTATCCCGAGACCGATCCGGCGCTGCAGGTGAACCTCGTCTGGTCGCCGCGCACGGGTGTGACGCGCGAGTCGATCCCGCCGATCCCCGACGAGATCGCCGAGCTCATGCGCGACGTCGACACGGTGGGCAAGCTCGTGGAGTAG